A region of the Dysidea avara chromosome 9, odDysAvar1.4, whole genome shotgun sequence genome:
ATAGCTGTATTATACcaatagcacagtgaaaataaggAATAGTGTCCATGCCCCTTGGTATTATATAGTAGGTGAaaagctgactcgagatactttaatacagcagtcaccctaatagaacagtcacacatgtatagctgtatgctatagctAACAAAaacaccaaacaaactagtatatttaaataatagttagatgtcaagaaccagggttctacgggatttagaaaactcaaagaccctgggctgtagcgcccgagcgaagcgagggtgctactaagagcctgagggttttctaaatcccgtagaacccagtggttcttgatgtctaacttatttagactacaactcgttattgtaccttgagttgacagctgcttgtaaacgagaaatgtatggctaattactagaaacaagccctccacacctccctacatggcgggacctcagcgtggctgttgctacccgtttaaacacccatgcgttgccaatgttacaggcgcgtgctatgtatcgaagtactggactcagcgactggactacaactcattgttgctgttgttgtgcctcgacagctgcttgtaagcaagtaatgtagtgttgattagtacaaacaagcccattacacctccctctaattcagtacggctgttactagccatttaaacgcccatgcgttgccaatgttacaggcgcgtaattatcgtgttttgtatcgcctcagagcgtggtctctattggacatgagcgtggctctacgagatttagagaccacattttcagccaatcaaatttcagtatcaaacttgttgtagtctaaaaaTCATTAATCCAAGTGataaacaagagatgaatgatggctttatagcatagctcagtgggaaaatccctcaaaataattatattatgccAATGTAAGGGGCTTTTCacaaagctatgctgtaataccatcattcatctcttgtttcactactttttgttgcttggatcctacttcatttttaaattaaatattaCAGGACCAGCAGTGTATGGCCACAAGTTAGCTATTCATCCTATAACAAAGGTGCTCCTATGGATTACATAAAGAAGGTATAGTGAACGTGCTTATTATACACACATTATATTCATGTCATCATACACAGGGAGATATCACTGTTAATGATTCAGACAGTGAGTTATGCTTTGGCCAGTCATTTGGTGTGTGTGACGAGGGGTACAATTCCATGATGCAAATTGAGGCTGTGGAGCAAAAGATGCAGCGTTATAAAGATGGTATGAAAAACTTAATAATGTGATTGCGTATACAAGttgcttgtggtatacagaGCTCAAAGAAATGTGTAAAAATCACCTATTAGTACAGGATGAGAAGCAAAAATATATGGTTGATTATTTAGAAGAAGAACACGAGAAGAAGTTAGCAAAGCAAAGGAAGATTTGGGAAGAAGAACTAAGAATGAAAGTGAACCATCAAAAGAGGATAACAATACTGGAGGAGGAATTCAAGTTGGATGAAGAAAGGAGAAGGTTACGTGGCTTGATGGATGCTAAATTAGAAGAACAGAGAAGAGAATTAATAGCAAAGAGAGAGGTGCCGGTGATAGACTTGAAGAGGAAGTATGGACTGTCTGATAAGCAGAAACGTAAAGAAGATACCATTCTAAAGAAGCTCAACAATAAAATTGCGATCAGAGAGAAAAAGTATGAGAAGGAGGTTAAGAATATACAGAAAAAGAAAAGACTTGATATTGAACAGCGTCTACAATTTGAAAAAGAGAAGAAACTGTACAAAATCAACAAAGCAAAGAGAGAATGTAATGAAAAACTTGAAAAGCGAGAAGCATCATGGACAAAGAAATGGATTGTGAGAGTCGAGTCCATGTGGAAAAGCAGAAGCAACAGGTGTACATAGGTAGCCCTGGCTATAACtaggcagtgattatatagacattaaGTCCAAAATTGATTatattgtggggatcgattaatataGGGCAATAACAACCACCTTGTTAGTACAACAACATGTAGTGAAATGTCCAACATTGAAGGGACCAATATTAATGAGGTGACACACATCTTAGCATTGCTACTATCACAACATGTAGTCTCATTAAAGTTTCATAGTACTACATACTTCCTCACATTAGTGATTAAATCTTTCATTGCTTCAGCCACCATAGACCTACACATTGGTGAGTCATCATTAACAAGACGACTGGCCACTGGGATGAAAAAGTATGTTgccattttgcagagagttgtCTGGTGAAAGCAAATACGAGCTTAGTAAACAGACCACAATTTTTTACCTTTGGGAATTTAGCAAATATTACAGACGTTTCCAATACCGGCTCTCTGCCACCCTGCTCCTCAAAGCTAGTCACAACATATAAGTATGTAAATATAAACAAGTATTTTACGTACCTACTGTATATGAACAAATCAAGGTGAGACTAAAGCTTCTTCTTCAGTTTATAGTCTGGGAGAAACTGTAGCACAGCATAGGTAGCACACAGCATGTTACTTAGGTAACAGTGATGATGACCAACCTTCctgaaaaaaattaataaccaCTCAAATTCTTAAGTAATGAATAAAGTGGTGTAGTTATCAATTACACCAGACTGTTCCAAGAAAGCCTAACACATCACAAGTTACATCGCACATTAACATGTACTATGGAGACACACCCTTAGCAGTGGAAAGGCTGTTGTTTGGTGTTGATAGTCGTATATGTCTTCTTCAATGGACGTGAACAATAGCTAAGAAGATGCGACATAAAACACTTCTTtcacactcatgcacacacctTAAGCTGTGCTTCACTAATCTGCTGACTGATGCAGTCCCTTACAAGTACTGCACCTACGTCAGCATAACACATACTACACTACTTACagaaacacaatggtgcaaacCTTGAACGCTGATGTTAATACCTTTTGGTTTGAACCACTGGCAGAAGAATCCCCAGCTCTAGCATAGTTTCTCAGCACATCAACAATACACTTGCAGTTGTCTTTGAAGATTTGTTAACAGCTCAACATAAAGATCCATCATTTGAAGATACTCATTGTCTTTGCTATCAACTTTTCCTCTTTTCAGCGAAGTCCATAAGATCTAATGAATATAAACAAGAGTTTTTAATATTAGTGAATTCTTGATATAAGAAACTTCAAACTTGTCTACCAACCAATCAATCACGAACACGCACACACAGTTAACATTACAGAGTAACACGTCTAACATTTTGTAATTCTTAATACTCTAGCTGGCACGTGCTTCAGGAAGTTTCTTCTCTTCTCTCTTCTGCTGCCACACCAAACCAACACCTATACCACCATTGTTACCCTAGCAACAACTATTGTACTGGATATTGTTACCTCGCTAATGGTGACACCTAAATTTCCAGCAGTCAATTGGTCCTTAACTCTATTCAATAACACATGGAAACTGTAACTAAGCTATATAAGCGTGATTCTTCCATtaataactcttcctaacttgtaataattatcattaataaaaagttatttatttatccttTTAGTAGAATACAAAATTCATCCCCATGCAAAGTTACTtctggagtacctcagggtACAGTTTTAGGACCAACACTatttctactatatagtaatgatctaatatcaaatattcAGAGCACTGTTcgtttatttgctgatgactgtcttaTCTATCGACCAATAAATTCTCCTAATGATCATCAGTTATTACAACAAGACTTAAATACACTAAATACTTGGGCTAAAACATggcaaatgaaatttaatgttgacaagtgttgcattctccagttatccaaacaccaccaTAAAACAACATTTCTTTATCACATGTCAAACAAACCCCTTAAAGTTGTTGAACAGCATTCTTACCTTGGAATAATAATAGATCACCATCTTTCTTGGGGACCACAAGTTAACCATGTATGCAACAAGACAACCAGACTAATCGGTTTTTTACAGCGTAACTTAAGAAACTGTTCACGTGCACTTAAAGAattaagctataaacaatttatcttacctgtgctggaatatgctgctgcaatttgggacccataccacctaaaggacataaataaaatagaaatgatacaacatagagcagctagatttgtccTGAATCGACCATGGAGAAGGAATATGCGAGATAGTATAACTGAAATGCTAAATCATTAGAATGGCCACCACTCCAATTAAggagaaaatgtgcaagattaactcttttatacaagattatccacaacctaaccgaaatacctaacagctacttaccaacattatcacctgtcaccattacaagatctaatcatgaacaaaaattcctacactatcatacatcaatagacaactataaatactcattttttccaagaacaataccagaatggaatggactaccacaagacatcatcaaccaacaaactattgacagcttcaaacaattattatacaatcacttttgattttaatgtacattagcacttatgccccaggcgggctctgctaattaaacaatataataataattttttttttttaattaatgtCTCAGTCTTTAATatagcacacatgtacagagcacgtaggatagaaattagtgctgggcgatatagCCGACATACGACATATCACGACATATACGCGATATAGCGCACGTGATCTAAGCAGTACAACGCGAGCTTATAAAATGGCATCTCCAGTTTCGCCATTACTCCTGCTGCACCCACGTCTCGCCCACGTCAACGGTGTGGCATACTGTTGGGTATTTTGAAGGCGCTATCTACTAGTACTACTATCATCTACTAGTAGATCTGTGTGCAGTGCTTGAGACATGTAGGAAGCAGTAGACCAGTGAGAAAAGCCACTGTGATTAACCAGCGCCAATTTTCAGCTTggaatttgtaaaagatcgaaatactctaatagagcagtcagtgcgatactctaataaaacagtcagtagaATATACTAATTATAATACTTACTCTAAGTTATCTTGACTCAGTATTAAAGAAGAAAGAGATTGAGTATGTAAAAAAGCCATTTCAAAAGCATCTGtacatgttgtttttttttaactccctgggggagcatgcccctccTATAGGAGGTTAATCTCTAATTTAAATATCATAATAGATCAAGATGATGAAGGTATCACAGATTAAGTTGTAGGTGAACTGGAAGACTAAGTGTTGTAACTTGccagtagctataattatatgcaaATCAACATTTCTTTTAATTATCATGTAACTAGCTGTATAAGTGCATATGATGGATTAGCTAATAAATGATCTTATTCCTGTGTTttgtgtacagtgtagtagAAAACCATATCAAGTTAAAATATTGgtatatatcgtgatatatattcatatcgtgaataaattttgccatgacaTATGACATAAAAAAATCTATATTGCCCAGCACTAATACTGATTGCTGTACATTATAATTGTAGGTAgccaatggttactgcattggattgctcacctggaggtccaggggGAGGTCCAGTGTACAGATCCAGTGgaaaacattaaaaaaaaatttttttcttaagtgtgatgcatttaaatagcacataaaatactactccatcagtacctagctgatggaccagagtggttgaaggaggtcgcttgggaaaccctgcgggtggtgctggcatcaggggtttgATCCctgactaggagcagccagtttcctcccttttTATCCttacagctttcttctggtaggttagctaggccaagtcactagcaaagccgacgaccaagtccgcgtgtgggccatgtggtgctccaccggctgtctcctgcatctatgaccaagtccgcgtgtagTTGGGGGgaaatcaggattgggccaacttcccaatgtgaaatggcacccattagtgacattttttttttacattttctggactttttggtagcacctttttgtttaattaccttttatttacagtttcaggactttttggtagcacctttatgtttaattattattattttttacactttttggactttttggtagcacctttttgtttaattaccttaatTTACagtttctggactttttggtagcacctttttgtttaattaccttttatttacagtttcagaactttttgttagcacttttttgtttaattattattttttagactctctggactttttggtagcacctttttgtttaattattattattttttacactctctggactttttggtagcacctttttgtttcattttctggactttttggcaGCACCTGCTtgtttagttattatttctttacagaaattgtaaataagatgttgtatatagctataatgaaagaatcatacagcaagctagtgttctactgttccatggcaccattgctcatttccaatccactactatagtccttcgtgactatccttgaaatgttaatagtccatacaaatagttataatttgttcagcaccGAGAAGTGTTTAAAATAAATTATCTTcacatagagtagtaccatgcagagtatacagtaatagtacaagcatcagcctgcgataagtacactcactccacaaaggtatatatattaataactcttcttaacttgttgatacttcacactaataattattattgtttagcattaaacaaaaattatttatttatccctttagtacaatgcaaaattaatgtctgagtctttaatataacacacatgta
Encoded here:
- the LOC136267197 gene encoding golgin subfamily A member 6-like protein 22, giving the protein MCEDCFSAFVDVCLDYLEQFNQRGTYVMTMQELIVAEPAIDSVEICSVLQNFFTLSCYRRMEESDPACDFNKKYSEDGNQRTSSVWPQVSYSSYNKGAPMDYIKKGDITVNDSDSELCFGQSFGVCDEGYNSMMQIEAVEQKMQRYKDELKEMCKNHLLVQDEKQKYMVDYLEEEHEKKLAKQRKIWEEELRMKVNHQKRITILEEEFKLDEERRRLRGLMDAKLEEQRRELIAKREVPVIDLKRKYGLSDKQKRKEDTILKKLNNKIAIREKKYEKEVKNIQKKKRLDIEQRLQFEKEKKLYKINKAKRECNEKLEKREASWTKKWIVRVESMWKSRSNRCT